One genomic region from Deltaproteobacteria bacterium encodes:
- a CDS encoding KpsF/GutQ family sugar-phosphate isomerase, which produces MSSDPERVSPDPGDRVRYAEQVLRTESEVIGAVIGELDESFDAVVDVILACEGRVVVAGMGKPGFVAQKLSATLASTGTPSLYLHPAEALHGDLGRVVPADVLLILSHSGETDEALQLLRAVRRVGIVAVVALTGERSSTLARGADHVLSIGRVSEACPLGLAPTASSIALLALADALAMTVLEARGFDREAYARLHPGGSLGRKLMKVEEIMRQGEALPLVDASAPLSAALGVMTRTPGRPGAALIVGEDGRLAGIFTDGDLRRLVEAGEVDFERPVAAVMGAHPRCTSPGAPVEEAAALLSEARVDQLPVTDAEGRPVGLLDVQDLLAARIL; this is translated from the coding sequence ATGAGTTCCGACCCCGAGCGCGTCTCTCCGGATCCCGGTGATCGGGTGCGCTACGCCGAGCAGGTGCTGCGCACCGAGTCCGAGGTGATCGGCGCGGTCATCGGCGAGCTCGACGAGAGCTTCGACGCGGTGGTGGACGTCATCCTGGCCTGCGAGGGCCGGGTGGTGGTCGCCGGGATGGGCAAGCCGGGCTTCGTGGCCCAGAAGCTCTCGGCCACCCTGGCCTCCACCGGCACCCCCTCGCTCTACCTCCACCCCGCCGAGGCCCTCCACGGGGACCTCGGGCGGGTGGTGCCCGCCGACGTCCTGCTGATCCTCTCCCACTCCGGCGAGACCGACGAGGCGCTGCAGCTCCTGCGGGCGGTGCGCCGGGTGGGCATCGTCGCGGTGGTCGCCCTCACCGGCGAGCGGAGCTCGACGCTGGCCCGCGGCGCCGATCACGTCCTCTCCATCGGCCGGGTCTCGGAGGCCTGCCCCCTGGGCCTGGCCCCCACCGCCTCGTCGATCGCCCTGCTCGCGCTGGCGGACGCCCTCGCGATGACGGTGCTCGAGGCGCGGGGCTTCGATCGCGAGGCCTACGCTCGCCTCCACCCGGGCGGCAGCCTCGGCCGCAAGCTGATGAAGGTCGAGGAGATCATGCGGCAGGGAGAGGCCCTGCCCCTGGTCGACGCGAGCGCCCCCCTCTCCGCCGCCCTCGGGGTGATGACCCGCACCCCGGGCCGCCCGGGCGCCGCCCTGATCGTCGGCGAGGACGGACGCCTCGCGGGGATCTTCACCGACGGCGATCTGCGCCGCCTGGTCGAGGCCGGCGAGGTCGACTTCGAGCGGCCGGTGGCCGCGGTGATGGGGGCCCACCCCCGCTGCACCAGCCCCGGGGCGCCGGTGGAGGAGGCCGCGGCCCTCCTCTCGGAGGCGAGGGTGGATCAGCTGCCGGTCACCGACGCCGAGGGGAGGCCGGTCGGCCTCCTCGACGTGCAGGATCTCCTCGCGGCCCGGATCCTCTGA
- a CDS encoding tetratricopeptide repeat protein, with protein MIAPNTARVVSSILFLALLAGCEAPEVVPREPALVQGGGVAAGGPRAEQLKQVEERKAELEGLENPVGILASLGSLYYENGRYPEAIDWYRQAIEKAAPALEAFDALAGEVGDREPYAGELPGICASRAEAKGFERSVNVAEGLRREGPPERALACYRAALQPVAAAYARRGSSWAVLEQVERGLADIDRALQIAPDMAEANFLYGAVVFNNRQGGPGKSVGEKAVKAWQHFLELAPDHPRAAQVRGALDSMMNLSGLPAGHPPMDAAAAAAARQGGKVPGGAPQGSAEPAPALVAGLPPALVEVVKLLMKGRPADAIAICDQFLAMAPAHGAAMSLKAQALAGDEARAKEAMELAAAALDLGPNARAQQVLGTLHERRGDLEAAGNHYREAQKADPAYATAAGVDARLERLAGGK; from the coding sequence GTGATCGCACCGAACACCGCTCGAGTCGTCTCGTCGATCCTCTTCCTCGCCCTGCTGGCCGGCTGCGAGGCGCCGGAGGTCGTGCCCCGGGAGCCCGCCCTGGTGCAGGGGGGCGGCGTCGCCGCCGGTGGTCCGCGGGCCGAGCAGCTCAAGCAGGTCGAGGAGCGCAAGGCCGAGCTCGAGGGGCTGGAGAACCCGGTGGGCATCCTCGCCTCCCTCGGCTCCCTCTACTACGAGAACGGCCGCTACCCCGAGGCGATCGACTGGTACCGGCAGGCCATCGAGAAGGCCGCGCCGGCCCTCGAGGCCTTCGACGCCCTCGCCGGCGAGGTCGGTGATCGCGAGCCCTACGCCGGGGAGCTCCCGGGCATCTGCGCCTCCCGCGCGGAGGCCAAGGGCTTCGAGCGCTCGGTGAACGTCGCCGAGGGTCTGAGGCGTGAGGGTCCCCCGGAGCGGGCGCTGGCCTGCTACCGGGCGGCGCTCCAGCCGGTGGCCGCGGCCTACGCCCGCCGCGGCAGCAGCTGGGCCGTGCTGGAGCAGGTCGAGCGGGGCCTGGCCGACATCGACCGAGCCCTGCAGATCGCCCCCGACATGGCCGAGGCCAACTTCCTCTACGGCGCGGTGGTCTTCAACAACCGCCAGGGCGGCCCGGGCAAGAGCGTCGGCGAGAAGGCGGTGAAGGCCTGGCAGCACTTCCTGGAGCTCGCGCCGGATCACCCCCGCGCGGCGCAGGTCCGCGGCGCGCTCGACTCGATGATGAACCTGAGCGGCCTGCCGGCGGGGCACCCGCCGATGGACGCCGCCGCCGCCGCCGCGGCCCGCCAGGGAGGCAAGGTCCCCGGGGGCGCGCCGCAGGGCAGCGCCGAGCCCGCCCCCGCCCTCGTCGCCGGTCTCCCGCCGGCCCTGGTCGAGGTGGTGAAGCTGCTGATGAAGGGGCGGCCCGCCGACGCGATCGCCATCTGTGACCAGTTCCTCGCGATGGCGCCCGCGCACGGCGCCGCGATGTCGCTGAAGGCCCAGGCCCTCGCCGGCGACGAGGCGCGCGCGAAGGAGGCGATGGAGCTGGCCGCGGCGGCCCTCGACCTCGGCCCGAACGCCCGGGCTCAGCAGGTCCTCGGCACCCTCCACGAGCGGCGCGGTGACCTGGAGGCCGCCGGGAACCATTACCGGGAGGCGCAGAAGGCGGACCCGGCCTACGCCACGGCGGCGGGCGTCGACGCGCGCCTCGAGCGGCTCGCGGGCGGGAAGTAG
- a CDS encoding DMT family transporter, with amino-acid sequence MSPLAAGELRGVLLRAWTGVLCISFSAIFVRLSEVPAVQSAFWRTGYAAIFLAIVALARRERLADLFFPGTLVAGMLLGADFLAWHGSIVRIGAGLATVLPNLQLVGVGILGIFVFRERPRLLFWLGVPVVFAGVWLLGVVGRPVAQGASVPLGVLLGVVTALFYTAYLLTLRWARLRRPALSTLAVVASLTFGAALVTGIGAVVDGVAAVPEGLEANLWLLCLALGSHVGGWLLLASSIHRIPAALTSVTLLLQPVLSILWGALLLAEPIGWSQIAGAAIVLSGVAVAHQGAARPAPAGGE; translated from the coding sequence ATGAGCCCCCTGGCTGCGGGTGAGCTGCGGGGCGTCCTCCTGCGCGCCTGGACCGGCGTGCTCTGCATCTCCTTCTCGGCGATCTTCGTGCGCCTCTCGGAGGTCCCGGCGGTGCAGTCCGCCTTCTGGCGCACCGGCTACGCGGCGATCTTCCTCGCGATCGTGGCGCTCGCGCGCCGCGAGCGGCTCGCCGATCTCTTCTTCCCGGGCACCCTCGTCGCGGGGATGCTCCTGGGCGCGGACTTCCTGGCCTGGCACGGCTCCATCGTCCGCATCGGCGCCGGCCTGGCCACCGTGCTGCCCAACCTGCAGCTGGTCGGCGTGGGGATCCTGGGCATCTTCGTCTTCCGCGAGCGGCCGCGCCTCCTCTTCTGGCTCGGCGTGCCGGTGGTCTTCGCCGGGGTCTGGCTGCTGGGGGTGGTGGGGCGCCCGGTGGCGCAGGGCGCCTCGGTCCCCCTCGGCGTCCTCCTCGGCGTGGTCACCGCGCTCTTCTACACCGCCTACCTCCTGACCCTGCGGTGGGCCCGTCTGCGCCGGCCGGCCCTCTCGACCCTCGCCGTGGTCGCCTCGCTGACCTTCGGGGCCGCGCTGGTCACCGGCATCGGGGCGGTGGTCGACGGCGTCGCCGCGGTGCCGGAGGGCCTCGAGGCGAACCTCTGGCTCCTCTGCCTGGCCCTGGGCTCCCACGTCGGGGGCTGGCTGCTCCTGGCCTCCTCCATCCACCGCATCCCGGCGGCGCTGACCTCGGTCACCCTCCTGCTGCAGCCGGTCCTCTCCATCCTCTGGGGCGCCCTGCTCCTGGCCGAGCCCATCGGCTGGTCGCAGATCGCGGGCGCCGCCATCGTCCTCTCCGGCGTCGCCGTGGCCCACCAGGGCGCCGCCCGCCCGGCTCCGGCGGGTGGTGAGTAG
- the folK gene encoding 2-amino-4-hydroxy-6-hydroxymethyldihydropteridine diphosphokinase, with the protein MTGVERTALLSLGSNLGPAERIFEAARQALAREPGVTLLAASPVERSAALGPTQPVFANQLLRLRTSLPAPTLLALLQAIERRLGRRAHHRRWGPRILDLDLLAYDERRHLDAHLRLPHPGLGRGYLRPLLDALEEG; encoded by the coding sequence ATGACGGGGGTCGAGCGGACGGCCCTGCTCTCCCTGGGCTCGAACCTCGGCCCGGCCGAGCGGATCTTCGAGGCCGCCCGGCAGGCCCTCGCGCGGGAGCCCGGCGTCACCCTCCTGGCCGCGTCCCCGGTCGAGCGCAGCGCGGCCCTCGGCCCCACCCAGCCGGTCTTCGCCAACCAGCTCCTGCGCCTGCGCACCTCGCTCCCGGCGCCGACCCTGCTGGCCCTGCTCCAGGCCATCGAGCGGCGCCTCGGCCGCCGCGCACACCACCGGCGCTGGGGGCCCCGGATCCTCGATCTCGATCTCCTCGCCTACGACGAGCGGCGGCACCTGGACGCGCACCTGCGGCTGCCCCACCCCGGCCTCGGGCGGGGCTACCTGCGCCCCCTCCTCGACGCCCTGGAGGAGGGATGA
- a CDS encoding fumarylacetoacetate hydrolase family protein translates to MSTSSARYLRFLDGDAPRWGRLEEGRVQPLDAAPWAGGAPAGEPRDRAGLALLAPATPTKIVCVGRNYAAHAAELGNEVPAEPLLFLKPPSSVVGPGGAIELPPGVGEVHHESELAVVVGRRLGPGCTPAEALEAAFALCAANDVTARALQKREGKFTRAKGFDTFCALGPELVTGEDPLARRAVRCRVNGELRQEGHTGQLIFDVRHLLHFVAQVMTLEPGDLLLTGTPPGVGPIVAGDRVEVEVEGVGVLENPVVDRAR, encoded by the coding sequence ATGAGCACCTCGAGCGCCCGCTACCTCCGCTTCCTGGACGGGGACGCGCCGCGCTGGGGGCGGCTGGAGGAGGGGAGGGTGCAGCCCCTCGACGCCGCCCCCTGGGCCGGAGGCGCCCCGGCGGGCGAGCCCCGCGACCGCGCCGGGCTCGCGCTGCTGGCGCCCGCCACCCCCACCAAGATCGTCTGCGTGGGCCGCAACTACGCCGCCCACGCCGCCGAGCTGGGCAACGAGGTCCCCGCGGAGCCCCTCCTCTTCCTCAAGCCCCCGAGCAGCGTGGTGGGCCCCGGCGGCGCCATCGAGCTGCCCCCCGGCGTGGGTGAGGTGCACCACGAGAGCGAGCTGGCGGTGGTCGTCGGGCGGCGGCTGGGGCCGGGGTGCACGCCCGCGGAGGCGCTCGAGGCGGCCTTCGCCCTCTGCGCCGCCAACGACGTGACCGCCCGCGCCCTGCAGAAGCGGGAGGGGAAGTTCACCCGGGCCAAGGGCTTCGACACCTTCTGTGCCCTGGGACCCGAGCTGGTCACCGGAGAGGATCCGCTGGCCCGGCGGGCCGTGCGTTGCCGGGTGAACGGCGAGCTGCGCCAGGAGGGGCACACCGGCCAGCTGATCTTCGACGTGCGTCACCTCCTCCACTTCGTGGCCCAGGTGATGACCCTCGAGCCCGGCGACCTCCTCCTCACCGGCACGCCGCCCGGCGTCGGGCCGATCGTCGCCGGCGACCGGGTCGAGGTCGAGGTCGAGGGGGTCGGGGTGCTGGAGAACCCGGTCGTCGACCGGGCCCGCTAG
- the dapB gene encoding 4-hydroxy-tetrahydrodipicolinate reductase, with protein MSTLGVVVTGATGRMGGRIIHHLHDIEGVALVAATDRPGSSHVGLDAGLAAGIGAVEIPVHDVLTDALDAAGERARVIIDFTTAEASAVHAAVAAERGLGLVVGSTGFDDATRAAVEAAATKVPVVMAPNMSTSVNLMIALSRIAAEVLGDEYDVEILEAHHRGKKDAPSGTALRLGEVVAKALGREFGQVGVFGRRGNVGERPRREIGVHALRGSDVVGEHTVYYFGDGDRLEITHRAGSRDTFARGAVRAARWVAEQPAGLYGMAEVLGFGS; from the coding sequence ATGAGCACGCTGGGCGTGGTCGTCACCGGCGCCACCGGCCGGATGGGCGGCCGGATCATCCATCACCTCCACGACATCGAGGGCGTGGCCCTGGTGGCGGCCACCGACCGCCCCGGCTCGAGCCACGTCGGCCTCGACGCCGGCCTCGCCGCCGGCATCGGCGCGGTCGAGATCCCGGTCCACGACGTCCTCACCGACGCCCTCGACGCGGCCGGCGAGAGGGCGCGGGTGATCATCGACTTCACCACCGCCGAGGCCTCGGCGGTGCACGCCGCGGTGGCCGCCGAGCGGGGCCTGGGCCTGGTCGTCGGCTCCACCGGCTTCGACGACGCCACCCGCGCGGCGGTCGAGGCCGCCGCGACGAAGGTGCCGGTGGTGATGGCGCCCAACATGAGCACCAGCGTGAACCTGATGATCGCGCTCTCGCGGATCGCCGCCGAGGTCCTCGGCGACGAGTACGACGTCGAGATCCTCGAGGCCCACCACCGGGGCAAGAAGGACGCGCCCTCGGGCACCGCCCTGCGCCTGGGCGAGGTGGTGGCGAAGGCCCTCGGCCGCGAGTTCGGCCAGGTCGGCGTCTTCGGCCGGCGGGGGAACGTGGGCGAGCGCCCGCGCCGCGAGATCGGGGTCCACGCCCTGCGCGGCAGCGACGTGGTGGGCGAGCACACCGTCTACTACTTCGGGGACGGTGACCGCCTGGAGATCACCCACCGGGCGGGCTCCCGGGACACCTTCGCCCGGGGCGCGGTGCGCGCGGCCCGTTGGGTGGCCGAGCAGCCGGCCGGGCTCTACGGGATGGCCGAGGTCCTCGGCTTCGGGAGCTGA
- the dapA gene encoding 4-hydroxy-tetrahydrodipicolinate synthase, whose protein sequence is MKKLEGVWPAIVTPLARDGSVDHDALATFCGWMIDEGVTGLVACGTTGEGATMDEEETLAITRTVTAAADGRVPVIVGTGSNDTRRSVQLTEKVAALGVEAALVVTPYYNKPNADGLELHYRAVAEVGLPVVLYNVPGRTGTDMSREVIVRLAALEGVVAIKDASRSMEKAMELRDQLGPDFSLLSGDDFTILPFLACGGDGVISVIANVAPRQTVALVKAFQAGELEQARRLQTALLPLIGTLFLEANPIPVKGLLAELGRMGPTLRAPLAPASAKTLAAARAAYDALEETA, encoded by the coding sequence ATGAAGAAGCTCGAAGGAGTCTGGCCCGCCATCGTCACCCCCCTCGCAAGGGACGGGAGCGTCGATCACGACGCCCTCGCCACGTTCTGTGGCTGGATGATCGACGAGGGGGTGACCGGGCTGGTGGCCTGCGGGACCACCGGCGAGGGCGCGACGATGGACGAGGAGGAGACCCTCGCCATCACGCGCACGGTGACCGCCGCCGCCGACGGCCGGGTCCCGGTGATCGTCGGCACCGGCTCGAACGACACCCGCCGCAGCGTGCAGCTCACCGAGAAGGTGGCGGCGCTGGGGGTGGAGGCGGCCCTGGTGGTCACCCCCTACTACAACAAGCCCAACGCCGACGGCCTCGAGCTCCACTACCGGGCGGTGGCCGAGGTGGGCCTGCCGGTGGTGCTCTACAACGTCCCCGGCCGCACCGGCACCGACATGAGCCGGGAGGTTATCGTCCGCCTGGCGGCCCTCGAGGGGGTCGTGGCCATCAAGGACGCCTCCCGGAGCATGGAGAAGGCCATGGAGCTGCGGGATCAGCTCGGCCCCGACTTCTCCCTCCTCTCGGGGGACGACTTCACCATCCTGCCCTTCCTGGCCTGCGGCGGCGACGGCGTGATCTCGGTGATCGCGAACGTGGCGCCGCGCCAGACCGTGGCCCTGGTGAAGGCCTTCCAGGCCGGCGAGCTCGAGCAGGCCCGCCGGCTGCAGACCGCGCTCCTGCCCCTGATCGGCACCCTCTTCCTCGAGGCCAACCCCATCCCGGTGAAGGGGCTGCTGGCCGAGCTCGGCCGGATGGGCCCGACCCTGCGGGCGCCCCTCGCGCCGGCCTCGGCGAAGACCCTGGCCGCGGCGCGGGCGGCGTACGACGCACTGGAGGAGACCGCATGA
- the lysA gene encoding diaminopimelate decarboxylase, with protein sequence MHHFSYRRGRLHAEGVSLTQLAREHGTPSYVYSRATLERHYEAMDEALAGQRHLVCYSVKANSNLAVLDVLARKGAGFDVVSGGEILRVRKAGGKASKIVFSGVGKREDELALGLEVGIKVFNVESESELELLARVARRAGKVAPVSLRVNPDVDPKTHPYISTGLRTHKFGIPLEEARRLYARARRMRGIRICGIDCHIGSQLTELSPFVDALEEVKTLVLELRAEGHAIEHIDLGGGLGITYDAEVPPHPREWGRAVGEVLADLPGLEVLVEPGRVIAGNAGILLTRVLHVKQQGERRFVIVDAGMNDLARPALYGAHHSILPVKAPTSDATEVVDVVGPICESGDFLAQNRTLPPVKAGELLAVMSAGAYGFTMSSNYNGRPRAAELLVDGKSVHLARVRETTGDLIRGERRLPR encoded by the coding sequence ATGCACCACTTCAGCTACCGCCGTGGGCGCCTCCACGCGGAGGGCGTCTCCCTCACCCAGCTCGCCCGCGAGCACGGCACCCCGAGCTACGTCTACAGCCGGGCGACCCTCGAGCGGCACTACGAGGCCATGGACGAGGCCCTCGCCGGGCAGCGCCACCTGGTCTGCTACTCGGTGAAGGCGAACTCGAACCTCGCCGTGCTCGACGTCCTCGCCCGCAAGGGCGCGGGCTTCGACGTCGTCTCGGGCGGAGAGATCCTGCGGGTGCGCAAGGCCGGCGGGAAGGCCTCGAAGATCGTCTTCTCCGGGGTCGGCAAGCGGGAGGACGAGCTGGCCCTGGGCCTCGAGGTGGGGATCAAGGTCTTCAACGTCGAGAGCGAGAGCGAGCTCGAGCTCCTCGCCCGGGTGGCGCGCCGCGCGGGCAAGGTCGCGCCCGTCTCCCTGCGCGTGAACCCCGACGTCGATCCCAAGACCCACCCCTACATCTCCACCGGGCTGCGGACCCACAAGTTCGGCATCCCCCTCGAGGAGGCGCGGCGCCTCTACGCCCGCGCCCGCCGGATGCGGGGGATCCGCATCTGCGGCATCGACTGCCACATCGGCTCCCAGCTCACCGAGCTCTCCCCCTTCGTGGACGCCCTCGAGGAGGTGAAGACCCTGGTGCTCGAGCTGCGCGCCGAGGGGCACGCCATCGAGCACATCGATCTCGGCGGCGGCCTGGGCATCACCTACGACGCGGAGGTGCCACCGCACCCCCGGGAGTGGGGCCGGGCGGTGGGCGAGGTGCTCGCGGATCTGCCCGGGCTCGAGGTGCTGGTGGAGCCGGGGAGGGTGATCGCGGGCAACGCCGGCATCCTCCTGACCCGGGTCCTCCACGTGAAGCAGCAGGGCGAGCGGCGCTTCGTCATCGTGGACGCGGGCATGAACGACCTGGCCCGGCCCGCCCTCTACGGCGCTCACCACAGCATCCTCCCGGTGAAGGCCCCCACGAGCGACGCCACGGAGGTCGTGGACGTGGTCGGCCCCATCTGCGAGTCCGGCGACTTCCTGGCCCAGAACCGCACGCTGCCGCCGGTGAAGGCGGGCGAGCTGCTGGCCGTGATGTCGGCGGGCGCCTATGGCTTCACGATGTCCAGCAACTACAATGGGCGGCCCCGCGCGGCCGAGCTGCTGGTCGACGGGAAGAGCGTCCACCTGGCCCGGGTTCGAGAGACGACCGGTGATCTGATCCGGGGCGAGCGCCGCCTGCCGCGCTGA